Proteins from one Oryza sativa Japonica Group chromosome 12, ASM3414082v1 genomic window:
- the LOC107276994 gene encoding prolamin PPROL 17D yields MGNKLTLTMNPTTTKIIFFFALLAIAACSASAQFDAVTQVYRQYQLQPRIMLQQQMLSPSGEFVRQQCSTVATPFFQSPVFQLRNCQVMQQQCCQQLRMIAQQSHCQAISSVQAIVQQLQLQQFAGVYFDQTQAQAQAMLALNLPSICGIYPSYNTAPYSIPTVGSIWY; encoded by the exons ATGGGCAATAAACTTACTTTGACGATG AATCCCACCACAACGAAGATCATTTTCTTCTTTGCTCTCCTTGCTATTGCTGCATGCAGCGCCTCTGCGCAGTTTGATGCTGTTACTCAAGTTTACAGGCAATATCAGCTGCAGCCGCGT atcaTGCTGCAGCAACAGATGCTTAGCCCAAGCGGTGAGTTCGTAAGGCAGCAGTGCAGCACAGTGGCAACCCCCTTCTTCCAATCACCCGTGTTTCAACTGAGAAACTGCCAAGTCATGCAGCAGCAGTGCTGCCAACAGCTCAGGATGATCGCGCAACAGTCTCACTGCCAGGCCATTAGCAGTGTTCAGGCGATTGTGCAGCAGCTACAGCTACAACAGTTTGCTGGCGTCTACTTCGATCAGACTCAAGCTCAAGCCCAAGCTATGTTGGCCCTAAACTTGCCGTCAATATGCGGTATCTACCCAAGCTACAACACTGCTCCCTATAGCATTCCCACCGTCGGTAGTATCTGGTACTGA